DNA sequence from the Diorhabda sublineata isolate icDioSubl1.1 chromosome 6, icDioSubl1.1, whole genome shotgun sequence genome:
AAATCTGAAATTTGACCGATAGATCGAAATGTTTTCTCAGATGCAGATATAAGTGAGAGTtcttgaaataaaagttattctGATAGTGATGATGATCATCTAGCACCATATGTGATCACCAAGCCTGAAGCACAATCTACATTAAAATCGAAACAGCCCACTTTGAAACCTGAAGCAGAAGGATATACTTTAAAAGCATTTCACCTCTAAGCGCAAAGTAAAGGCTTCATCTACTTTTAGATTTAAAGCAAAAGGATTCACTTCAAATTCTGatattactgaaaatattttaatgaagaaatatCAATAAGTCTGGTTGCAATACAAAATAACGGAGTGTTCAAAAAGCAAATCCATATAAAGAACTAGAAACTAAacatactttcatttttttattcgatatactaaataaaatggaaaaatctttgaatttacatttttgtttattgttattttcattgatttgagttctataatttttatatgtcgcaaaaaattttattttttctgaaaaatttccaaaaaaagattatatcgaaaaattaaatTGGATTGTATAGTGGCACgggttattttgaattaaagaaaaaaatccaagtgtgttttcatcaaaaagaagttttttaGAGGGcgttgtaaaaaatttaatttttaatgaccACCCTaatgattatatataaattgtaacGAAACATCTTAAGATAAATAAAAGAACTGTACATCACATAATCTATTGTTAAAAGCGAATATCTCAAgaagtcattttttatttacatgtaATGTTTACGAATACCAACAAACGTTGCGTTAGAGCCATATGGTGGAGtggtaatatttttatgatgtaCTAATAACTAATTGCTTTGCTTTTGTTTCCCATCGGTTAATAATTAGGATTATTAAGCTTCTAAAAACATGTGTTTCCGACTCATTACAACATGAGGTTTGTTCACAAATCCGAATGTGAGATTGCTTTACAGTTGAATTtatctaagttggaatttcagGAACCGTTGGTAACTGAACATACTATTTACACCtctactcacaattacactgtctaacgcgtttagtttaccttcagtctctgaagattataacttggttatcgaaaggcgcgtcagacaatgtaattgtgagtgttggtatagtggtagtgtaaacagtgtgttcggtAAAAATATGTATGGCACTAAACGGTTTTATTAGTACATTTAGTGAGTTTCTTTTCTACTAATTAATTGTTATTGACACTTATTTCGAACTTTTATTTAGcgaatattataaaattgatccAAATTAGACCACCTTCCCATAAGTGAACATTATCTACCACAAAATTCGCGACACTAGACACAAAGTGAAACAAAGATGTGTCCATAACATTTCCGAATTATTAAACTACATATCAACAACAAAACTTTTAGatcctaaaataatattttgaaatcaacattttttaatttaatataatcatgaaaaatttttactcTTGCCCCGTTATGCTCGACAACTTTTGGTatcttcttaaaaaataaagaaaacaatttgaatataaataaacatcaacaataataaaatttgcgAACCTCCAACTACTTCACCACTTTCTAAATTCTAACAAAACATAGTCTCTTACAAAATTCATACTATTCAATAATGACATGTTTGATCATATTCGATTGATACTCATCTCAACCACAATTTAAGCCTCAAAGCATCCACTCCGTTTAGGTAATATCTGAAGAGTCGTTTATCCCGGACAAAACCCAATTTTTCATATAGctgaaacaaaattgaaaacataaacaaaataatatgttaataataccacaaataaatttatataatatttctaaattaaaattttttaatattaaaccGTCCAACTGGGAatcgattttgaaaaatgacaattgCTAGAATTTTTTAGTATAATCTTACCAATAAGAGACGCTCCAGAAAAATCGATGGTATTATATAAGTAGGGCGGCCTGATCGACAGGACAGTTCTGTACAGAGTGGTCGCatcgttaaaataaaaatattagtataagtGTTAAAAGTATGTGAAGTGAATAAATAGATTTATCACTATATTATTAATAGGTTTCAGATCAACCAGCTGAAAAGATTTCAATGGGTCTGAAAATGATTAgggtttatatttttaaatgattggcCACGCCGTAAcataaattttgcaattttagtACGTCTCTAGCACTTATAATAGCGCTGATATAAGTTTTTaaaagtgtaatatttttataccgCCTGCATTTCTTAATGCAAAGCGTCAATCgcttgcttacgtcaccagcgccgatcaAGTTTCGTCCGACAAGCTACAGCAGTATCCGCACcacattgttttgttttaccaTCATATCGCGTCGTATTAGTTCTATTTTTTGGTAGGTTGTCGACAAAGTttcgttataaatattgtattgtaccATAATGTAGAAACACCACTATTACTGcaccaaataaaatattcctaagggagaaaaattatggaaaaaatacaaagtACAAGTAATCGGTTTTGTTTTGAACCACTGCtctatttttatcaacaaatcaatTTGTTCACTCACAAATCACTCCAGCCAGGAGCATTTTGTCAAACAGGTCAGGCGCTCTCCTAtacaatcggcgctgatgaaGTAGTACCTATTTGGAACGGATCTTGGGcagtataaaatatatacagacTGTTAAACTTGTCAATACTAATCCTACTTACTTGACATACAACattattcttgtaaaaataaaatttttgataaagaatatattttctttaaattttccAAGCCCActgtataatttaatattactAATGAAAAATCTAATCtttgttataaaaaagtatttagttCAACGTTTGGAGCCTTCAATGTTATATCTAAGTAAACAAATCTATAAAATATTATCTTATTTTGCACTGCACGATCAACAAAAGTTTCATTGAGCTACCTTAGTAAGTTGATTCTTGTATAGTACGAAAAGTTTAGATCAGCTTACCTGTAGAGCAGGTTTATTGGTAACTTCCGTTTCTAAAACAACTTCATCGGCGTCGCCCAATAACATTTCGTTAATAGCCATCTGTACTAAGTTTGAACCGATTCTGAGTTTACGGTACTTTTGATCTACTGCCAACATAGCAATGTAACCTCTTCTAATCACTTTACGATGCAAATCTAACTTACATACTATGGCTCCTACACATTCATCTTCACACATCGCCTAAAAGTTATACGAATCAATAAACTCCTATTTAATtggtcaaaattatttaaaatattgagcaaTTACAGATTATATCATTACATACCAGGAAACAAAGTTTAGGCCAATTGTGTATGAAATATCTGTAAGTGTATATAGAATATGGTTCCGAAAGGTCCTTCTGTATGATTTTCATGATCATTGGCATCTGTTGTTCAGATTCATACtgtataaaatctatttttggtTTGATTGTTAGAGAATGATTATCCGTCAACTGCGCATCATCCTTTTTGTCTTCTaaactaacaatttttaaaCTATCTAATATTCCGATATCAACCTCACTGGAACTTGGTTGAGCATTTGTTGCATTCACCACCTGCAGTTTTAGTTTAGGTTTATCACAagagatattttcatttgaatctAGAGTCGTAATAGGGTCAATTTTACTATCTACATTATTTACAATTTCACTGGAAATTTCTTCTAATGTACTTTGGTCTTCctgcaaaaaatataattaaaatgatttttattatgcAAATTTTTTCTGCAgaaatatgtattataattgataataatagtatctgaaaatatttgaaactgtacaaggttataaaaattatttacatcaaGTTAATAGTACATAGGGGTACATTTTTTGAAAgaccaaataataataaagaacaatgtatgtatgtatgtatcaaaaaacagataaaaattgacatttcgaactatttcggtctttattctattttataaattttaatgcattatgaataatttaattgataactgctacatatttttgaaatgttacaaCTAAGAAAAAACCCTTTTttggttaaaacagatttttattttgatattcacgTTATAgctgatctattgattaatataagtATGACAATTGTGAAATGTATGTATGTGGTGATTAGGATGTCATAAATATtgtgacccaaaggatctattatgTCCCCTTTTATTGCTGTGGCACTGAGGATACtatcaatcccactcctttcaAACAGTTCAGGATGTGAAAGGACTTAAGCTTCTAGAGATCTTTgtcttttatttcatacattCTCAGATGTAATGCTTTGGAGTTCTGTAGTCCTCCCCTTTGAATGAATACGGATAGAGATTGCATCCTATGCATAACAGAATCTACATGTTGCACCTTCAGCTAAACCTAGCGTTTTCATTTTAAGGTATCTATTGAGGCGGCAAGACTCTTATTGTTATTTGTAGATTGTTCTTGCCTAGATTGATACATTCAACAAATCATCCCCGGTTATAGTATCTTTGTCTGTCTCAGCCTCTGCAAATTGTTACAGTAACTGATTTTTTCCCTATGTACCCCTTTCAGTATTTTCTCTACTGTTCTTTAGCTGATTCCACAAAGGTGATTGAAGAATCTcgttttatcaaatatctcCTAAATGGCCTTATTTATGAAGTTCTTATtttagaagtaaataaaaaacattagaatAATCAATTTCATTTCACTATCTACTTCAttccatatttatattattaaaataatttaaaattaaaaaattcaaattatcatAAGTCAGCCTTCAAAACTACCCTGTTTTTATAAAGGATAAGATACATGGTGACTCTAAATTAGTTATCCTAACGACTTGGGAGacattccaaaaatataaatccaATAATTAGAaccatttgaaagaaaaaaataagtgtTTCAATGCACCCCTTTAAAGatttatatgtaaatttaaaatatttctggaTTACCTAAATGGTTGTATATATTTCATAAGAATTGAGaaatgttattataaataaaaaacatgttaGTGAATCTTAATTGTGTGGGTAGACTTAAATAGATAATTGCAAACAAAATTATGATTGAGCAGAATTCAATATATTGTAGAAATTGCAAATATGTTAGTTGGAATTTCAGGAGCCGCTGGtcatattcatactgaacacattgtttacactaccactacaccaccATTCACAATTACTCTATCTGTCTGTTtgaataaccaagttatcgtcttctgTTTCATTCttacagtttatcttcagtctctgaagacgataacttggttatagaaaagcatgtcagacagtgtaattgtgagtgttggtgtagtgtaaacagtgtgttcagtaattgcaaatatatcaaaaactgCTGGGTTAACGTCAAGTTTTGTACCAggagtataaaatattttgatctgtGGCATTAGccatttcacaaaaaatttctaTCTAAATACATAATTTACAAATGAAAGTCTGGgtgattaaatttttcaaatccttATGAACATAATATTTCATAATGGCAAATTCTTCACATCTACTTGTGAATCAACAAGAATCGTGAAATCATCATATAAAGTCAAGTTTCAAATCAATTCGAAATCAACATCAAGGTTAAGGACTTGCtgcattagaaaattttttatatgtttcaatgaaaaattatgaactACAGCACAGTACCTATAGATTTGTATGGTGACGTATTATTGATAAGCAATATTGACATGAAACtatgatataatgaaatatttgaattatattacTACTTTGACTgattggtatatatatatatatatatatatatatatatatatatattttattataattgtaaattgaaatatcaatataCTGTTGTCATCATAAATGATTCATgtctaataataaataatgcaTAATGAAATATAGTTAcacaaattgaatattttaaggAAAATGCATATTTACCTTTTGTTTAATAACGCAATTCTGTTCCTTTTCTCTATTGTCTATTGTATCTATTTTCTGCTTATTTCtctttcttctattattttttttgcacCCAGTCGCATCATTTACATTAGATAATCCATTGATCAGCCCATTTTTTAATTCTGGTGGTTTTTCGTTTAAAATACACTTGTTTGATACGTCTTTAACCAAATCATCATTTAGAGTTGAAGGACActtttcaactttatttttttttgttttggttttattcatttttttaaatgaccgATATTTCACCTTAAAATCATTACTTCAATACTCTATACAAtcatttgatagaaaaatttttacgAAAAGGACATATTGATGTAAAAAAATCCAAGTAGTCAGACACTCCAGAAACTCAGAGATTTTTATAGGTTATCTGTTTCTTGCATCAGCGCAATGGTGAATGTCACTTTATAATTATTGTCTCTAAATGCAagagaaaatctaaaaaaccaTAATCCTTTCAACTTCGTTTTAGACGtaagtatttatttcattagttATATTTTAGAGTTCTTACCAAAGGTTTATTAGAAGACTTTTGACTAcattgatatttaaaatttttatattataacttAACCTCAATTTTAGGCTATAATAGTCGTAATGCTATGAAGTTAGGTACATAAATTACTGTTTCGCATAATATCccagtaaaatatttgaatcctttcaaaataattcttatCTAAAAATGGACTCGTCAgctaaattcataaaattcataagaaaatatacaaactAAGTTGAAAGtgtgatttttattatattatatgcataaattattttaaaaatgatcagattatttgaaacaaaattttactgtAAACGTACCTAGAATAAGTATCCGcaaattccaaaaattgaaatacttatataactgaatttttttattaaaattcaaaatcgaaaCAATATCTGGGTACAAAGTAACagaaagttaaaaatttgaaaattagaaatatcatttttaaacttgACTGAAAATTACCCACAGCAGTTTCGATAAAATTAGGTGTTTCAATGTATTTGTACACTAATTTaggaatcctttttttttttaaataacgattgtaatataaatatgaagcaatcattttacttttatagagttaaaatttataatatttaatagtaatagaaatattgtaagttgaataatttgttcaacaaacctatttttatttaaattagctATACTTATCCAAAATTCAAATTGCttttatgatattttgaagTGAAAATACACATTTTGTAAGAATTAATTTGGaacattattgaataaatgaaaaaaagcgGGATTGCTAGTCTTGGTCTTGCATAAGTCTTCCACAAATTGGTCTTGGTCTTTAGCTGGTCGTTGTCTTGCATTTTTTGAGCCCATCTTTAACC
Encoded proteins:
- the LOC130446017 gene encoding N-alpha-acetyltransferase 30A, producing the protein MNKTKTKKNKVEKCPSTLNDDLVKDVSNKCILNEKPPELKNGLINGLSNVNDATGCKKNNRRKRNKQKIDTIDNREKEQNCVIKQKEDQSTLEEISSEIVNNVDSKIDPITTLDSNENISCDKPKLKLQVVNATNAQPSSSEVDIGILDSLKIVSLEDKKDDAQLTDNHSLTIKPKIDFIQYESEQQMPMIMKIIQKDLSEPYSIYTYRYFIHNWPKLCFLAMCEDECVGAIVCKLDLHRKVIRRGYIAMLAVDQKYRKLRIGSNLVQMAINEMLLGDADEVVLETEVTNKPALQLYEKLGFVRDKRLFRYYLNGVDALRLKLWLR